The following nucleotide sequence is from Lonchura striata isolate bLonStr1 chromosome 17, bLonStr1.mat, whole genome shotgun sequence.
GCATGTGGAAGGACAagtgcccagctgtgctctgagAAACTCCTGGGAAACGGAGATGGTGGCACAAAGAGCACAGCACAAGATTCCTGAATATGAGACATTCTCTGGGCTGGCAGTTGCAGAAGTATGAGCAATGTGATGGCACAGCCTCTTAGTTTCCTTGGCCATTCTTTATGCCTTTATTTTCATCTAGACTTATATCCAAGGCTTGTAGTGCACTTCCTGTGGCAGGAGCCTCCAAGCAGTTAAGAGGTCTGCAATGTCTCCTCCAAGCCTCTTCTTTTTCAGGAATCTTACTTGCAATTACCATGATTCTATTTGTCTTTTGTCATGGCACAGATGTgcaattttcattttgtgaaGGGATATCAAATGGGAGGGCAGGAAAGTTCGGGGAAGTAGAATTAAGTAGAATTAGATTTTTAATGACATTTCCTTTAGCCATTAGAGTGTGGCTAATGCTTTATATGCTTGTGGTCCAGTAGAATTGAGCGAGGGGTCCCATTTGTTGTTGTCTCAGTCCCAGAGCTACCAACATCTGTATCTATGGGTTTTCTTTAATGCAGGTTACTGGAACATTAAGCCTGATCACTCTAGATGCCCAGCAGAGCTAGCGGTCTGCTTGTGTGTAACAAGTGTAGCCAGCAAAAGGAAACAGAGTTCACTCAGCATGCCCAGCTCTGGATTACTCAGAAGAGGAAATAGTCCTACTGGAGGATTCCTACAGAAACCAAAGCCAAAAAGCAGTCCTGACTGGGAACCTCCTCTGCTCAACTATTTTGTTACAAGTGGCCCAAAGAAGAATGACTTTCATTTTTCAATTCTtgttgcagcagcagctctgggttaAGCAATTGTTATGGTGTGCTCAGGGcatcaaaccaaaaaaatctgaGAGAGAAGGCCCAGATGCAGAATTCCCTGCAATAACCTAAGCCAAATGCCACTGAATGCAGCTCCCTCAAGatctccctgctcacagcctcGCTGGTGGCCAGCATCCAGACTGAGCATTAgtaaaaccaacaaaccaaacagTTCCCACAGTAAGTCCCTTGCTCTCCAGTTAACTTGTTTAACTGTGGAGCTTCTAAGGGGGATGTTTCATCTGCTGTTGTTGCAATAAGCGGGTATCCATGGCAAAACCCAAGGGTGCTGCCCTACAGCAATGAAGTCTTGGCTAAGAAGCAGCAGAAACTGGAAAAGGTCAGAGCTCCACAGTAGCCCTgctccattttaaaaataaagcccaTCAGTTTGCTAAGAAATGAGGCAGGTCCTTCAGTGGCTTGCAGATCAGACCTGGGGTGTCTCAAATCAATTTTCTCAAAGACaccagggaagaaaggaaaatgctcAGACAAGTGTACAAGGAGAGCACCACTACCAAGGGAGGGACAAGAACAGAAGGGACTTTGGGGCTTTGCAGAGGCCAAGGAACAAGGAacattttccctgctgctctgtcctgttcttgctccCAAAGGTATAATTTCCTGCTATCATTTAGGCAGGGACCATTTCTATATGGTTCTGTACCTGCATAGTCTTACAGTGCCACCTTCTCTAGGATTGTCAGTGGAATCCAGCACATTGGTTTGGTGATCTGTAGCTGTTCCATTCCACCTCTTGGATAACACTGCTGAAGTCCACCAGAAGGAGCCTTTGTGTATCAATTCTGCATAAACCTCGAGGACTGTATTAACATGTAAGTAAAAACCCAGTGAGTTTCTTAATGGTGTTGAATTATCATAAAATTAATCTTCCCAATCTGAATGAGAATAGGATGCTTTGGATTTGCAATACAAATTCTGTACATTAAAGATAGGGATGGTTGTACACCCACTGGAAACGATGACTTTTCTCCCAGCCTCCTCTGTGTAGTTTTATTTCTTAACAACAAAGGACTAAATGCACCCCTACAATGGCTTATATCAGGTTCTCCTTCTTGCTTGCAGTCTGCCCTTGGATTTGTGCTAAGCAATGTCCTGTCTTCACCAAGGCAGCTTCATACTTTGATATGTGCTTGCCTTTACAGGAGCTATCTTTGAGATAACTCAAAGTTGAAATATATTCTTCTCTTCTCAGGTACTCCTATTGTTGCAATAAAAGCATGGGGAGGTGTCAGCAAACTAGCTCTGCCAAGCTCCTTCAGCTTTGATCTGATGGCTGGATTTTATCTGTAGGTGTTTTGAGGAGGATGAGTGCTTTCCACAAGAACgaggcagaaaaaataaaagtaaaccAATTAACTTCCATAAAGTTATCCTTACTcactttctcttccctttcctgctgTGTTTGTGGTAACAGCTCATTAGAGCCTGTGTTTGCAATAGCTGCACCATGAGACAGGAGATTTCATTTCCCCTCCTGCTTTCCAGGATGTGGCAGAACCGAGGCTGCCTCCCCTGGTGCTACCAGGGGGTttgtgctgctccctgagcaCAGGTTTAGCCTTAactcctttctttttctggtcTGCCTGTAAAAAACTCCTGTTCCTGCCTCGGGGGAAGAAGAGGAGCTGGGATTTCTCCCTAGGGGGCTCAtgtttgaagaagaaaaaagcctgtgctgttttttcccccagacaAGCATAAGCATGGAGAGCAGAGATGTTGCTGGTGTCTCTGGAGAActttgccagccctgcctgccctgcagaggAGCCGGAGTCTGCTTGGATGATTTGAATCCTTGCCATCATTTGGAGCAGAATGAAGCTCTGTAAAAGGACAGTGACTGAATGCCAACTGGGCTGTCATTAGCTCGGGCAGCCCAGGAAGCAGCTGATGTGCAGTTTGTGGGGAAGTCATGCAGACAGAAGGGGTGACTCGGGGATGGAgaggccccagcccctggctgcaGTCTGACTCCGAAGGTGTGTTCCAGGCTTGCTGTTTGGATGGACCAGGCTCCATGGACCATCCATTTGCTGTCAATTTTTCAGTGATCTTGGGTgctgctggcccagctccatcttTCTTCCACAGTAATCAAAGGGAAATGCACCCTAGTCTTGAAGTCTGGTGGTTCAGGACTGAAAAGCTTAATGGCTttccttggctttttttttttttttcttccctctctcttttATGAAGCATAGGGTGTTTAGAACTATGGAAGTGgtgcaagaaaaatattaatgaataaCTATGGAGTGCAGACATTAATGCATTCCTTTCTCTTGAAATAACTGGCTTTTCTCTGTGGGgtctgtaacaaaaaaaaaaagtgtctgcAGAGTCTGAACCTGCTGCATAGAAGCCAAAGTAGATGacgattttgtttttttcctaaaatgttATATCTGCATTTATCATGTTGCAAAAAATCTCTTTCTCTGAGAAATGATAAACCTAAGGCAGGGTAAACCTGCCTGTTAAACCTAACAGGGGCAGTTCTTGAGATTCTGGATGATGGGAAGTATGAACAAATAATGATTTTTGGGATCCTCTCCCACACCCCAAACTCCAACTGATGCTTGAGAGGAGGAATGAAAGCATTGCAAGCACCCCACCATTGGAGATCCCCAGTACCAAGTAGcttttcagcttttgttttcctgcagttATGGACCAAGGGATACACGCAGCAAATATAGGGTTGTGCTATAGTAACAATTCTCCCAGGTTTGAATCGCAGCTCTGGGCAGAAACCTGCAGGTCAGGTCGAAGGCAGTGACATTTTAGGAGCTGCCTTTCCTTTCATGAAGCAAAATGCAAAAGGACAGTGGAGAACCCCACTGCTGACTACCAGTGGAAATGGCAGCGGTGCACAGAGAGAGGCTGCACAGGTACATATCCAGCTGCCCAGTGGAGAAGCAGAAGGCTTCAGAACTTGCTTGAGAAAGATAGTGCTGAACCTTTGTTCACCCCTTGACCCCCTCCCTGGCTGGGTCTCCTTAGCGATCCGGTTCAACACCACCCCTGTCTTCCACCGCGCCTTCGCCACCCTGCGTGCCACAAAGGCTGCCAGCTGCCGGGCGGCTTTGTCGCCGTGCCCGAGGCTGCCAGGGACCAAGCCCTCGCCGTTGCCATGGTTGTGCAATAgcggcgggccgggcgcgggACAGCCGCCGCACAGGCGGGATCTTTGGCGGGCTGCtgcccgggagccgccggggctTGCGGCGTGCCCGGGGCCCGCTCCGAGCCCAGGCGGCGGGGACCGCGGAGCGTGCGGCGGGCCGGGTCCGAGTGCGGGCCGGGTCCGTGTGCGGGTCGGATCTGTGTGCGGGCCGGGGTCCGAGTGCGGGCCGGGTCCGAGTGCGGGTCAGGATCCGAGTGCGGGCCGGGTCCGTGTGCGGGCCGGGTCCGAGTGCGGGCCGGGTCTGTGTGCGGGTCAGGATCCGTGTGCGGGTCAGGATCCGTGTGCGGGTCGGATCCGTGTGCGGGCCGGGTCCGAGTGCGGGTCAGGATCCGAGTGCGGGCCGGGTCCGTGTGCGGGTCAGGATCCCTGTGCGGGCCGGGTCCGAGTGCGGGTCAGGATCCGAGTGCGGGCCGGGTCTGTGTGCGGGTCAGGATCCGTGTTCGGGTCAGGATCCGTGTGCGGATCGGATCCGTGTGCGGGTCAGGATCCGTGTGCGGGCCGGGTCCGAGTGCGGGTCAGGATCCGTGTGCGGGTCAGGATCCGTGTGCGGGCCGGGTCCGAGTGCGGGTCAGGATCCGTGTTCGGGTCAGGATCCGTGTGCGGGCCGGGTCCGAGTGCGGGCCAGGATCCGAGTGCGGGCCGGGTCCGAGTGCGGGTCAGGATCCGAGTGCGGGTCAGGATCCGTGTGCGGGTCAGGATCCCTGTGCGGGTCGGGTCCGAGTGCGGGCCGGGTCCGAGTGCGGGCCGGGTCCGAGTGCGGGTCGGGTCCGAGTGCGGGTCAGGATCCCTGTGCGGGCCGGGTCCGAGTGCGGGCCGGGGTCCGTGTGCGGGCCGGGGTCCGAGTGCGGTTCAGGATCCGAGTGCGGGTCAGGATCCCTGTGCGGGTCGGGTCCGAGTGCGGGCCGGGTCCGTGCGCGGGCCGGGTCCGTGCGCGGGCCGGGTCCGAGTGCGGGCCAGGATCCGAGTGCGGGCCGGGTCCGTGCGCgggccggggctcgggcgcgccgcgggacccccggccgggcggggccggacTACGCGCCCCGAGCGCCCCtgcgcggcggcggggcggggccgcgcggccCTACAaaggcggcggggcggcgcggccgccgctACTCACCGGCAccggcgggcgggcgcggggccgcgctccGGCTCCAGGCGCGGCCATGAGGCGGCTGTAgggccccgggagccgccgccgctccgctgCCTTCGGCCGCCGcgggggctcggcggggcgCGGCTCTCGCTCGGGGTGGATGCCGGCCGCGGCCGGCCGCTCCCGGCACCATGCACACCGTGCAGAAGGACACCACCTTCACCAAGATCTTCGTCGGGGGGCTGCCCTACCACACCACCGACTCCTCCCTCAGGAAGTACTTCGAGGTCTTCGGGGACATCGAGGAGGCGGTGGTGATCACGGACCGGCAGACCGGCAAATCCCGAGGATACGGCTTTGTAAGTGCCGCTCCGCTCTGCTCCGCTCCGCGGCGGGACGGGCGCTGCCCCCGCTGCCCGCCGTGCGCCGGGGAAGGCGCCGGCAGCGGAGCCCGGGGCTGCCGAGCCCGCCGGTGCGCTCGGACAAAGCCCCGGTGCGCCCGGACAAAGCCCCGGTGCGCCCGGACAAAGCCCCGGTGCGCCCGGACAAAGCCCCGGTGCGCCCGGACAAAGCCCCCTTGTAGCCGGACAAACTCCCGGTGCGGCCGGGCGGAccccccggcgctgccgcggaGTTTGTGCCCGCTGCGGGAACGAGGGGCTCGGTCCGGACAAAAGCGAggcgggggtcccgggaggAGCCCCCCGTGCTGGCCCGGCCGGTGCCGTTCTCTTCAGCACCTGCTTGCCCCTCCCGATGTCCCCGCGTCCCGCCCGCGCTGCCCGGAGCTCCGCTGCGCCGGGGTTTTGGGAAGGGCTCCAGCGGCTTCTTGAAACAGGCGCGGGGAGGAGGTGGAAGGGCAGGGGAAACAGCTGGCACCGGCCCAGCCGGGAGCGCCCGCTTTTCCATCGAGTCCCGGGAGCCCTTCCCATCTCGCCGTGCAAGCGAGGCTGCACGAAGGGAGTTCAGCTCCCGATTCAAAATAGAACAATAAATAAACTCCACTTAGTGCCTGTTGCTGGAGTGTTTACAAAGCTCTGTTGCTACAAACAAGGCTGTGCTCGATTCCAGGTGACCATGgcagacagagctgctgctgaaagaGCCTGCAAAGACCCAAACCCCATCATTGACGGCAGGAAAGCAAATGTGAACCTGGCGTATTTGGGAGCAAAACCAAGGAGTATTCAAACTGGTGAGCCATCCAGGAGATCCCATCTCTCTCTATTAGAATAACTTGTAAGACAAGGAAACAAGATCCTCGGGCTGGAATCATCTGATCTGACGATGCACATTTATCTGTCCCCCATAGTTCTGATTATTGGCTGAGGGCACTGCGTAGTCCAGTTACCTCTTTGGTGTATCTTcttcctcagccctgctgcactAAGATTACTCACCAAAGTTCCTATAACTGTGTTAAAGCTGTTTCCTTCCACGGCAGATCTGTTTGCCCGTTAACCTCTTTGTTACATGAGAATGAACAGTAAGAACCACTTCGTCATTTCTCCCTTTGGTTTGATGACTGCAGTCCCCAGTGTGTAAAATAAGGCTTTATTCCCCATTGTCTGTTCCATAGCAGCACGTTCACACTGGGCTTTCATCATGAATTCCCATCTGCTCCTCGTGCATATCACATACGCATGTTAAATTTAACTTGTTTCTAAATGGGGCTCTGAATTTGCTCACATTCATAGCAGATCAAATGCAAAGACGTGTGGTGTAATTCTGCCTGTGTGTTAGGAGTTGAGTGGTACAATGGATGCCattcattaatatttctttttttttctgaacctttttttttttcaggttttaccATAGGTGTGCAGCAGCTACATCCAGCCTTCATTCAGAGACCCTTTGGGTAAGTGGAAATGATTCCTAACGGTCTGTTTGAAATCAGATTCACAAATCAACTTCCtcattatttaaaatgtgtgaaaaagCCTTCGTCGTCAAGAGTGGACAGTTTCAACAGCTGTTGTTAATGTTCAGAGTACTTTATTTCTGGTGGAGATTTCAGAAGTTTTGTGCATTTGTCAGCTTCAATGTAATTCCCAAAGATCCTTCTTTATCCTCAGTAAATCTTAGTCAAAATAAACCCAGTGCATTGCTCGCTGCTTTGCCAGCTTCAAGAATTCACAGGAATtcaaataaatggaaaatagtTTCTCTATTATAGTACTTAAGGTGTCAAAACAATTAAGCAAATTCTGTTCTCATGTTTCTCAAATAAGATCCTCTGCTTCCTCTGTGCCATTTCCCACGTAATAACGCCTAGGATACAGTTTTATCCtagaaaataaattgcattgGAAACAAAGTCTGTTACTTAATGAAAGTAACATTAGGTCAAAAATTGATTTTGGACAGATGTTATACAAGGCTTGAATAGTCTGCAAAAGTGGGCTTTTGTCTGCTGTTTTCAATAGCTTATACCATCCCTACTCGGTTAGAAAAGTCCTCTTTTTATACATCTAATAGGATCTGGCAGCTGCTCGGCAAAAGACAAGTGTGCTTCATGAGAACA
It contains:
- the RBM38 gene encoding RNA-binding protein 38, translating into MHTVQKDTTFTKIFVGGLPYHTTDSSLRKYFEVFGDIEEAVVITDRQTGKSRGYGFVTMADRAAAERACKDPNPIIDGRKANVNLAYLGAKPRSIQTGFTIGVQQLHPAFIQRPFGLTPHYVYPQAIIQPSVVIPTPVQSITSPYIDYTAASQAYSQYTTAAYDQYPYAASPAAGFVGYGYTGAVQPPLAAGTPAAPAAAFVQYQPQQLQPDRMQ